From the genome of Nitrospirae bacterium CG2_30_53_67, one region includes:
- a CDS encoding delta-aminolevulinic acid dehydratase, with product MFFPSYRPRRMRKNPQWRRMIRETALSVDDLIYPMFVIHGKNVRKEISSMPGNFQFSVDHLIKEAKTVHGLGIPAVILFGIPKTKDEMGSGAYDDRGIIQTAVRALKDKVPDLMVITDVCLCEYTSHGHCGIVENGEVLNDTTLELLAREAVSHARAGADMVAPSDMMDGRVGAIRDALDEEGFEAIPIMSYAVKYASAFYGPFRDAAESPPKFGDRSSYQMDPANTREAMREAELDASEGADILMVKPALPYLDIIYRVREEFDLPVAAYNVSGEYAMLKAAAKLGWLDEKKVMMESLTAIKRAGADMILTYWAKDAAKLL from the coding sequence ATGTTCTTTCCCAGCTACCGGCCGCGAAGGATGCGGAAGAACCCGCAATGGCGGAGGATGATCCGGGAGACCGCCCTCTCCGTGGATGATCTGATCTATCCCATGTTCGTGATCCACGGGAAGAATGTGCGTAAGGAGATCTCCTCCATGCCGGGGAATTTTCAGTTCTCCGTGGACCACCTGATCAAAGAGGCCAAGACCGTGCATGGACTCGGCATCCCCGCCGTCATCCTCTTCGGCATCCCCAAGACCAAGGACGAGATGGGTTCCGGGGCCTACGATGACCGTGGGATCATCCAGACGGCGGTGCGGGCGCTCAAGGACAAGGTCCCGGACCTCATGGTCATCACCGATGTCTGCCTTTGCGAATATACCAGCCACGGCCATTGCGGCATCGTGGAAAATGGAGAGGTCCTCAATGACACGACGCTTGAGCTTCTGGCCAGGGAGGCCGTGTCCCATGCCCGAGCCGGCGCCGACATGGTCGCGCCGTCGGACATGATGGACGGCCGGGTCGGGGCGATCCGGGACGCCCTGGATGAAGAAGGGTTTGAGGCGATCCCCATTATGTCCTATGCGGTCAAATATGCCTCGGCCTTTTACGGACCCTTCCGGGATGCGGCCGAATCCCCGCCCAAGTTCGGAGACCGGTCATCCTACCAGATGGACCCGGCCAATACGCGGGAGGCCATGCGCGAGGCCGAGCTGGATGCATCCGAAGGCGCGGACATCCTCATGGTCAAGCCCGCCCTCCCCTATCTCGACATCATCTACCGCGTGCGGGAGGAATTCGATCTCCCGGTCGCGGCCTACAACGTCAGCGGGGAATACGCCATGCTCAAGGCCGCGGCCAAACTCGGATGGCTCGATGAAAAGAAAGTCATGATGGAATCCCTCACGGCCATCAAACGGGCCGGAGCGGATATGATCCTCACCTACTGGGCCAAGGATGCGGCAAAACTCCTTTAG
- a CDS encoding uroporphyrinogen-III C-methyltransferase — protein MLRERPKNGKVYLIGAGPGHPKLITLRAIECIQDSDVLLYDHLANQKFLQYARKGCEIIYAGKTGVHHTLHQDEINQILIEKTREGRTVGRLKGGDPLLFGRGGEEAEELVKQGIEFEIVPGIPAATAAAAYAGIPLTHRNLSSTVAFVTGHEGSEKSGPSVDWAKLSTGVGTLVIYMGIGNLKENVLKIMAHGRSPKTPVALIRWATTPDQETLCGTLSDIYEKAQAADFKAPAIMIVGESVTLRDKLQWAERLPLFGKRIVLTREREQAGDFSEHLERFGAEIFYLPTIRIVPPESFEILDRAIDEFSSFHWAVFTSANAVRGFMDRLISRGRDARDLKGIRIITVGTATAQALLDKGIRTDLIPEEFRGEGVIRALKAEGDLHGAKILIPRAEKAREILPDTLRDEGAEVVVAPVYRNVPPEINPKDLQEILVKRKAHLIVFTSPSNVNNFMTSVEKEGLSGALQGIRIACIGPVTGNAARKQGLEVALEPESSTLSSLSDSILRLFGEPYNIEKKKED, from the coding sequence TTGCTTCGTGAAAGGCCCAAAAATGGAAAGGTCTACCTGATCGGCGCCGGACCGGGACATCCCAAACTGATCACTCTCAGGGCCATTGAGTGCATTCAGGACTCCGATGTCCTTCTCTATGACCACCTGGCCAATCAGAAATTTCTTCAATACGCGAGAAAAGGCTGCGAGATCATTTACGCCGGGAAGACCGGCGTCCATCACACCCTGCACCAGGACGAGATCAATCAGATCCTGATTGAGAAGACCCGAGAGGGCCGCACCGTGGGCCGGCTCAAGGGCGGGGACCCGCTCCTCTTCGGCCGTGGAGGCGAAGAGGCCGAGGAACTTGTCAAGCAGGGGATTGAGTTCGAAATCGTGCCGGGGATCCCCGCGGCCACGGCCGCAGCGGCCTACGCAGGAATCCCCCTGACCCACCGGAACCTCTCCTCGACCGTGGCCTTCGTGACCGGACATGAGGGGTCTGAAAAATCCGGCCCCTCCGTGGACTGGGCAAAACTCAGCACCGGCGTCGGGACCCTGGTAATCTACATGGGAATCGGAAACCTCAAGGAAAACGTCCTGAAGATCATGGCCCACGGCCGGTCCCCTAAGACCCCGGTGGCCCTGATCCGGTGGGCCACCACCCCGGACCAGGAAACCCTGTGCGGAACCCTCTCCGACATCTACGAAAAGGCGCAGGCCGCGGACTTCAAGGCCCCGGCCATCATGATCGTGGGGGAGAGCGTGACCCTTCGGGACAAGCTCCAATGGGCGGAGCGGCTCCCCCTCTTCGGGAAACGGATCGTCCTCACCCGTGAGAGAGAGCAGGCCGGAGACTTCTCCGAACACCTGGAACGGTTCGGCGCCGAGATCTTTTATCTTCCCACCATCCGGATCGTCCCGCCGGAGAGCTTTGAGATCCTGGATCGTGCCATAGATGAGTTTTCCTCCTTCCACTGGGCGGTCTTCACCAGCGCCAACGCAGTCCGGGGATTCATGGACCGGCTCATTTCCCGGGGCCGGGACGCCCGTGACCTCAAGGGGATCCGGATCATCACCGTGGGAACGGCCACGGCACAGGCCCTTCTCGATAAAGGGATCCGGACGGACCTGATCCCTGAGGAATTCCGGGGCGAAGGGGTGATCCGGGCCCTCAAGGCAGAGGGCGATCTGCACGGCGCCAAGATCCTGATCCCGAGGGCGGAAAAGGCCCGGGAGATCCTTCCAGACACCCTGAGGGACGAGGGGGCCGAGGTGGTGGTCGCCCCGGTCTACCGCAATGTCCCGCCGGAGATCAACCCCAAGGACCTTCAGGAGATCCTGGTCAAGAGAAAGGCCCATCTGATCGTCTTCACCAGTCCTTCCAATGTAAATAATTTCATGACGTCCGTGGAAAAGGAGGGGCTGAGCGGGGCCCTTCAGGGAATCCGGATCGCCTGCATCGGCCCGGTGACAGGGAATGCTGCCAGGAAACAGGGATTGGAGGTGGCGCTCGAACCCGAATCGTCCACCTTAAGCTCGCTTTCCGATTCGATCTTGCGTTTGTTCGGGGAACCGTATAATATAGAGAAAAAAAAGGAGGATTAA
- a CDS encoding hydroxymethylbilane synthase produces MQKKNEIRIGTRGSRLALWQANWIKESLESKDKDLSVSLIKIKTTGDKILDVPLARVGGKGLFVKEIEEALMDGKIDIAVHSIKDVPTDLPDPLHLPVICKREDPRDALISRGLKFSEMPQGAKIGTSSLRRQAQLLHLRSDLKMVTLRGNLDTRIRKLDTEGLDAVILAAAGIRRMGWGDKITELLSPEISLPAIGQGAVGIECRREDPWINSQIAFLLHRETFDAVTSERALLKRLEGGCQVPIAAYAEIENHTMRLRGLVGSVDGKTLIRDEIMGPRTRGESLGVKLAERLLEAGADKILEEVYKQR; encoded by the coding sequence ATGCAGAAGAAAAATGAGATACGAATCGGGACGCGCGGAAGCCGGCTCGCACTCTGGCAGGCCAACTGGATCAAGGAATCCCTGGAGTCCAAGGACAAAGACCTGTCGGTCTCCCTGATCAAGATCAAGACCACCGGAGACAAAATTCTCGATGTGCCTCTGGCCCGGGTGGGAGGCAAGGGGCTCTTTGTCAAAGAGATTGAAGAGGCCCTCATGGACGGCAAGATCGATATCGCCGTACACAGCATCAAGGATGTGCCCACTGACCTTCCTGATCCGCTCCACCTCCCGGTCATCTGCAAACGGGAAGACCCCAGGGACGCCCTGATCTCCCGCGGACTTAAGTTTTCCGAAATGCCGCAGGGCGCTAAAATCGGAACCAGCAGTCTCCGACGGCAGGCCCAGCTCCTGCACCTGCGCTCGGACCTCAAAATGGTCACCCTGCGGGGCAACCTCGACACCCGGATCCGCAAACTCGACACCGAAGGCCTGGATGCCGTGATCCTCGCGGCCGCAGGGATCCGGAGGATGGGCTGGGGCGACAAGATCACCGAGTTGCTCTCCCCTGAGATCTCGCTTCCGGCCATCGGCCAGGGGGCCGTGGGCATTGAGTGCCGCAGGGAGGATCCATGGATCAACAGCCAAATCGCTTTTCTTCTGCACCGGGAGACCTTTGACGCCGTCACGTCGGAACGCGCCCTGCTGAAAAGGCTCGAAGGGGGCTGTCAGGTCCCCATCGCGGCATACGCCGAGATCGAAAACCATACCATGCGCCTGAGGGGTCTGGTGGGGAGCGTGGACGGGAAGACCCTGATCCGGGACGAGATCATGGGACCCAGGACCCGGGGAGAATCTCTCGGGGTCAAGCTGGCCGAACGGCTCCTCGAAGCCGGTGCGGACAAGATCCTGGAGGAAGTCTATAAACAACGATAA
- a CDS encoding glutamyl-tRNA reductase: MGILLVGMSHKTAPVELREKLSMPVDTLPDLLIKLKSEAIQECLILSTCNRVEILTLSSHPEKGIEQIKSFLGSGKNTPVSSLDPYIYVLKDEEAVLHLFRVASSLDSMVVGEPQILGQIKSAYTIALENHATGLILNRLMHKAFAVAKRVKTETEIAKNAVSISYAAVELAKKIFEDITDKTVMLIGAGEMSELAARHLMNNGAGKILVTNRTYSRAVELAQEFRGSAIRFEDFINSLIHTDIIITSTGSPHYILHHHQVKDVLHLRRNKPILMIDIAVPRDLDPEINKIDNVYLYDIDDLQSVVHTNIEGREKEAEKADTIVSEEVLAFLKWMASLEVTPLIVLLRERLEQIRREELKKTLPKLNGISEQDKKAIESMSVSMINKILHGPTQALKMYSHRQEKETFIQILKEIFRLEKSEED; encoded by the coding sequence ATGGGTATTTTACTGGTCGGGATGAGCCACAAGACAGCGCCGGTGGAGCTTCGGGAAAAGCTTTCCATGCCCGTGGATACCCTTCCCGATCTCCTTATAAAACTGAAAAGCGAGGCCATCCAGGAATGCCTGATCCTCTCCACCTGCAACCGCGTGGAGATTCTCACGCTGAGCAGCCATCCGGAGAAGGGAATCGAGCAGATCAAGAGTTTCCTCGGATCGGGAAAAAATACGCCCGTGAGTTCCCTTGATCCGTATATCTATGTCCTTAAGGACGAGGAAGCGGTCCTGCACCTCTTCCGGGTGGCATCATCGCTCGACTCCATGGTGGTCGGCGAGCCTCAGATCCTAGGGCAGATCAAGAGCGCTTATACCATCGCCTTGGAGAACCACGCCACGGGCTTGATCCTGAACCGGCTGATGCACAAGGCCTTTGCCGTGGCCAAGCGGGTCAAGACAGAGACAGAGATCGCGAAGAACGCCGTCTCCATCAGTTATGCGGCCGTGGAACTCGCCAAAAAAATCTTTGAGGACATCACGGACAAGACCGTGATGCTGATCGGGGCCGGAGAAATGAGCGAGCTCGCGGCCCGGCACCTCATGAACAACGGCGCCGGAAAAATTCTGGTCACCAACCGGACCTACAGCAGGGCCGTGGAACTGGCACAGGAGTTCCGAGGAAGCGCCATCCGCTTTGAAGATTTCATCAACTCCCTGATCCATACCGATATCATTATCACCTCAACCGGCTCGCCCCATTATATCCTCCACCATCATCAGGTTAAGGACGTCCTTCACTTGAGGCGCAACAAACCGATCCTCATGATCGACATCGCCGTACCCAGGGACCTGGATCCTGAGATCAATAAGATCGACAACGTCTACCTCTATGACATTGACGACCTGCAGTCGGTGGTGCACACCAACATCGAGGGACGGGAAAAAGAAGCCGAAAAGGCCGACACCATCGTCTCCGAAGAGGTCTTGGCCTTCCTGAAATGGATGGCATCACTGGAGGTCACCCCTCTGATCGTGCTTCTCCGGGAACGGCTGGAACAGATCCGCCGGGAAGAACTGAAAAAGACCCTCCCCAAGTTAAACGGGATCTCGGAGCAGGACAAGAAGGCCATCGAATCCATGTCCGTCTCCATGATCAACAAGATCCTGCACGGGCCCACGCAGGCCTTGAAAATGTACAGCCACAGGCAAGAGAAGGAGACTTTCATACAGATCCTCAAGGAGATCTTTCGACTGGAAAAATCCGAAGAAGACTGA
- a CDS encoding c-type cytochrome biogenesis protein CcsB produces MILKLALVFYLLATINCLLYFVTPKKSLGRAYMVSAVIGFLLHTAAIALNTIHLGHLPVTNFQEGMSFFSWAIILIFLILEYRYKILILGSFIIPLAFISLLYPALLPHEIRNLSPLLKSSWLAIHVSLAFLGDAAFALAFAVSLMYILQENQLKTRRFGATFRKLPSLEVLDALNHRVITTGFLLLTLGIISGALWARVALGSYLQGDPREIWSIITWLIYAALLHGRLTVGWRGRRSATMAIIGFAVLVFAFLGVNLFLSSYHNPERF; encoded by the coding sequence ATGATACTCAAGCTTGCCCTGGTTTTTTACCTCCTCGCGACCATCAACTGCCTGCTTTATTTTGTGACCCCCAAAAAGAGCCTTGGAAGGGCCTATATGGTGAGCGCCGTCATCGGGTTCCTGCTGCATACCGCCGCCATCGCCCTGAACACCATCCATTTGGGGCATCTCCCCGTCACCAACTTTCAGGAAGGGATGTCTTTCTTCTCCTGGGCCATCATCCTGATTTTCCTGATTCTGGAATACCGCTACAAGATCCTGATTCTCGGGTCCTTCATCATCCCCCTGGCCTTCATCTCCCTGCTCTATCCGGCCCTGCTGCCCCATGAAATCCGGAATCTCTCGCCGCTCCTCAAGAGTTCCTGGCTCGCCATCCATGTGAGCCTGGCCTTTCTGGGGGATGCGGCCTTTGCCCTGGCCTTTGCCGTCAGCCTCATGTACATTCTCCAGGAGAACCAGTTGAAAACCCGCCGGTTCGGGGCGACCTTCCGCAAGCTCCCCTCCCTGGAGGTCCTGGACGCCCTGAACCATCGGGTCATCACGACCGGTTTCCTGCTCCTGACCCTCGGCATCATCAGCGGAGCCCTATGGGCACGGGTTGCCCTCGGAAGTTACCTGCAGGGGGATCCCAGAGAGATCTGGTCGATCATCACCTGGTTGATCTACGCCGCCCTCCTCCACGGCAGGTTGACCGTGGGGTGGCGGGGGAGGCGGTCCGCCACCATGGCCATTATCGGCTTTGCCGTGCTGGTCTTCGCCTTTTTGGGAGTGAACCTGTTTCTATCCAGCTATCATAATCCGGAGCGGTTTTAA
- a CDS encoding imidazole glycerol phosphate synthase subunit HisH encodes MIAIVDYGMGNIRSVQKGFEKTGFKAEIVREPEAVRKASALVLPGVGAFKDCMKNLAALRLIDPIVEHIQKGKPYLGICLGMQILFTESDEFGKTPGLGLIPGKVVRFHFERTDSDPSDLRKIPHMGWNTIHKVKNPPILKEVPDRTYLYFVHSYYVAPDDPEIIAATTCYGMDFTSMIWKDNLFATQFHPEKSQEAGLSILKQFAMLV; translated from the coding sequence ATGATTGCTATTGTCGATTACGGTATGGGAAACATCAGAAGCGTGCAAAAGGGTTTTGAGAAAACCGGCTTCAAGGCTGAGATTGTCCGAGAACCTGAGGCCGTCCGGAAGGCCTCGGCCCTCGTGCTCCCGGGTGTGGGCGCCTTCAAGGACTGCATGAAGAATTTAGCGGCCCTCCGGCTCATCGATCCGATCGTCGAACATATCCAAAAGGGTAAACCCTACCTGGGGATCTGTCTCGGCATGCAGATCCTCTTCACGGAAAGCGATGAGTTCGGGAAGACCCCCGGGCTCGGCCTGATTCCCGGAAAAGTCGTCCGGTTCCATTTTGAACGGACGGATTCCGACCCGTCCGACCTCCGTAAAATCCCTCACATGGGATGGAACACCATCCATAAGGTTAAGAATCCGCCCATCCTCAAAGAGGTGCCGGATCGGACCTATCTCTATTTTGTCCACTCCTATTATGTGGCGCCGGATGACCCCGAAATCATTGCCGCCACCACGTGCTACGGCATGGATTTTACATCCATGATCTGGAAGGATAACCTCTTTGCCACACAGTTCCATCCGGAAAAGAGCCAGGAGGCAGGCCTTTCGATCCTCAAGCAATTTGCCATGCTGGTTTAA
- the hisB gene encoding imidazoleglycerol-phosphate dehydratase (catalyzes the dehydration of D-erythro-1-(imidazol-4-yl)glycerol 3-phosphate to 3-(imidazol-4-yl)-2-oxopropyl phosphate in histidine biosynthesis), whose amino-acid sequence MARQAKIARKTKETSIKVSLNLDGKGDYEIQTPVPFLNHMLELFARHGLFDLAIHAEGDTAVDFHHTVEDVGICLGKAFEKSLEDKRGIVRYGHASIPMDEALAQVSVDISGRPRLIFHAEIPKEKVGDFDLELAEEFFRAFSNHIKATFHISLIYGDNLHHILEAMFKALGRALDQATALDQRNPMVPSTKGTLE is encoded by the coding sequence ATGGCAAGACAAGCAAAGATTGCAAGGAAAACCAAGGAGACCAGCATAAAGGTAAGCCTCAACCTCGATGGGAAAGGAGATTATGAGATCCAAACCCCGGTCCCGTTTTTGAACCATATGCTGGAACTCTTTGCCCGGCATGGTCTTTTTGACCTGGCCATTCATGCCGAAGGGGATACGGCTGTGGACTTCCACCACACGGTAGAAGACGTGGGGATCTGCCTGGGAAAGGCCTTTGAAAAATCCCTGGAGGACAAACGGGGGATTGTCCGGTATGGACATGCCTCCATCCCCATGGATGAGGCGCTCGCCCAGGTCTCTGTGGATATCTCCGGACGGCCGCGCCTGATCTTCCATGCCGAGATCCCCAAGGAAAAAGTGGGGGATTTCGACCTGGAATTGGCTGAGGAATTCTTCCGTGCCTTCAGCAACCATATCAAGGCGACGTTCCATATCAGCCTGATCTATGGTGACAACCTCCATCATATCCTGGAGGCCATGTTCAAGGCCTTGGGCCGCGCCTTGGATCAGGCCACCGCGCTGGATCAGCGGAATCCCATGGTCCCGTCCACAAAAGGGACCCTCGAATAG
- a CDS encoding histidinol-phosphate transaminase, giving the protein MLRPEIRTLRPYSVVETPSRVKMDANESPFDPPFEILQEISEELRRMHFNRYPDSGAVTLKKRISEYLHTEPRNLMLGNGSDELIGYLITAFSGQNSGILFPVPTFSMYGIIAKAQGQTAIPVPLDGHFQINPELFLKTAQERSPRIIFLASPNNPTGNRFADETLLRILKETQAIVVVDEAYIDFSDHPGFMKYLQTIPNLVILRTLSKIGMAALRVGILISSQEVISELEKVRLPYNINTFSQAAASALLSRPETIKKQIRMIIEERERLFQSMCSIQEIKVYPSQANFILFRTQDAYELYRNLLKAGILVRNLDQSGPLQGCLRMTVGMPEENTEFLEHLGRFF; this is encoded by the coding sequence CTGCTTCGGCCTGAGATCCGGACACTGAGACCCTATTCCGTTGTTGAGACCCCGTCACGAGTCAAGATGGACGCCAATGAAAGCCCATTTGACCCTCCTTTCGAGATCCTGCAGGAAATCTCAGAAGAACTTCGGCGCATGCATTTCAACCGCTATCCGGATTCCGGGGCCGTGACATTAAAGAAACGGATTTCCGAATACCTGCACACGGAACCCCGGAACCTGATGCTCGGAAACGGGTCCGACGAACTGATCGGGTATTTGATCACGGCATTCAGCGGCCAAAACAGCGGGATCCTTTTCCCCGTTCCGACTTTTTCCATGTACGGCATCATCGCCAAGGCTCAGGGCCAGACGGCCATTCCCGTCCCTCTCGACGGCCATTTCCAGATCAATCCCGAATTGTTTCTAAAAACGGCCCAAGAGCGCTCCCCGAGGATCATCTTCCTGGCCTCACCCAACAACCCCACGGGAAACAGGTTTGCCGATGAGACCCTGCTCAGAATCCTGAAGGAAACGCAGGCGATCGTGGTGGTGGACGAGGCCTATATCGACTTCTCCGATCATCCGGGTTTCATGAAATATCTTCAGACCATTCCGAACCTGGTCATTTTAAGGACCTTGTCAAAGATCGGCATGGCGGCCCTTCGTGTCGGGATCCTCATCAGCAGCCAAGAGGTGATCAGTGAATTGGAGAAGGTCCGGCTGCCATACAACATCAATACTTTTTCTCAGGCCGCCGCCTCGGCCCTGCTCAGCCGTCCCGAAACGATTAAGAAACAGATCCGGATGATCATTGAAGAACGGGAGCGCCTCTTCCAATCCATGTGCAGCATCCAAGAGATCAAGGTCTATCCTTCACAGGCAAACTTCATCCTCTTCCGGACGCAAGACGCTTACGAACTCTACCGGAACCTGCTCAAGGCCGGCATCCTCGTCCGGAACCTGGACCAATCGGGACCGCTTCAAGGGTGTCTCCGGATGACCGTGGGAATGCCTGAGGAAAATACGGAGTTTCTGGAACACCTTGGCCGTTTTTTTTGA
- a CDS encoding histidinol dehydrogenase → MRILDSKASGFEEEVLGFKQRAGEVDKKTVKVVEKILGRIRAEGDPALFELTRKFDRVTLDRTNVEIARKEIERSEERVDPQALASLRASAARILAFHEKQKDQTWTFTDQDGVTLGQIVRPLQRVGIYVPGGKASYPSSVLMNAIPARVAGVRELVMVSPTPGGEANPYVLAAARIAGIDRIFRVGGAQAVAALAYGTETIPKVDKIVGPGNIYVALAKKMVFGIVDIDMIAGPSEILVLADHTADPDFIASDMLSQAEHDEMAWTVLVTTSRDLIRSVQKAIKEQLGTLPRRDIAGKALQNYGTLILVKDLVEGAQVANAVGPEHLEIMTENPSEILERIENAGAIFLGPYSPEPIGDYMAGPNHVLPTGGTSRFFSPLSVGDFYKRSSLISFTRRGFRLVAEDTIRLAELEGLQGHARAVSLRNKRLKNEGGGL, encoded by the coding sequence ATGAGAATTCTTGATTCTAAAGCATCCGGTTTCGAAGAGGAGGTCCTCGGCTTCAAGCAACGGGCGGGCGAGGTCGACAAGAAGACCGTCAAAGTCGTTGAGAAGATACTCGGCCGGATCCGCGCGGAGGGAGATCCCGCCCTGTTCGAGTTGACCCGTAAATTTGACCGGGTCACCCTTGACCGCACCAACGTGGAGATCGCTCGGAAAGAGATCGAACGATCCGAGGAGAGGGTCGACCCCCAGGCCTTGGCCTCACTCCGTGCCTCAGCCGCGCGGATCCTGGCCTTTCACGAGAAACAGAAAGATCAGACCTGGACATTCACGGACCAGGATGGCGTGACGCTCGGCCAGATTGTCCGCCCGCTTCAAAGGGTCGGGATCTATGTCCCCGGCGGTAAAGCATCTTATCCATCATCCGTGCTGATGAACGCCATCCCGGCCAGGGTGGCCGGAGTCAGGGAATTGGTCATGGTCAGCCCCACACCCGGCGGAGAGGCCAACCCCTATGTCCTCGCTGCGGCCCGGATCGCCGGCATAGACCGGATCTTCCGTGTGGGAGGGGCGCAGGCCGTCGCCGCCTTGGCCTATGGGACGGAAACCATCCCCAAGGTGGACAAGATCGTGGGGCCGGGGAACATCTATGTCGCCCTGGCCAAAAAGATGGTCTTCGGCATCGTGGACATTGACATGATCGCAGGGCCGAGCGAAATCCTGGTCCTCGCGGATCATACGGCCGATCCCGATTTCATCGCCTCTGATATGCTTTCCCAGGCAGAACACGATGAGATGGCCTGGACAGTCCTGGTCACCACTTCCAGGGACTTGATCCGGTCCGTTCAGAAGGCCATAAAAGAGCAGCTTGGCACATTGCCCCGCCGGGACATCGCGGGAAAGGCGCTTCAAAATTACGGGACCCTGATCCTTGTAAAAGACCTCGTCGAAGGCGCACAGGTAGCGAATGCCGTCGGCCCGGAGCACCTCGAGATCATGACTGAAAACCCGTCTGAAATCCTGGAACGGATTGAGAATGCCGGGGCAATCTTCCTGGGCCCCTATTCTCCGGAACCCATCGGCGACTACATGGCAGGACCGAACCATGTCCTTCCAACCGGCGGAACATCCCGGTTCTTCTCTCCGCTCTCTGTGGGAGACTTCTATAAGCGATCCAGCCTGATCTCTTTTACCCGGAGAGGATTCCGGCTCGTAGCCGAGGATACCATCCGCCTTGCAGAACTCGAAGGGCTTCAGGGACATGCCCGTGCCGTCAGTCTCCGAAACAAGCGGCTGAAAAACGAGGGCGGAGGTCTATGA
- a CDS encoding 4-hydroxy-tetrahydrodipicolinate synthase: MFQGTLPAIITPFKKDGKIDEEALRALIHFCIEEKVDGIVPCGTTGESATLTHEEHKEVVRITVQAVNRRIPVLAGTGSNSTAETIELTRAAKKAGADGALLISPYYNKPTQEGIYQHYKKVAQETSFPLILYNVPGRTALNILPETVARLSGIREITGIKEASADLRQISKIIELCREDFVVLSGDDFTALPTLDIGGQGVISVVANVAPGKMSEMVRAFFDGDPDQARSLHYELLRLMEAMFFETNPIPVKTALHLMGKCEDEFRLPLCRMGEVNRNRLSAVMNEYGLIPADRRQDPAAF, encoded by the coding sequence ATGTTTCAAGGTACGCTGCCTGCCATCATTACGCCCTTTAAAAAAGACGGCAAGATAGATGAAGAGGCCCTCAGGGCGCTGATCCATTTTTGCATTGAAGAGAAGGTCGACGGGATCGTCCCCTGCGGCACCACCGGTGAATCGGCCACACTGACGCATGAGGAACACAAGGAGGTCGTGCGGATCACCGTACAGGCCGTGAACCGCAGGATCCCGGTACTGGCGGGGACAGGGTCCAATTCCACGGCTGAGACCATCGAACTGACGAGGGCGGCAAAAAAGGCCGGGGCGGACGGGGCCCTGCTGATCTCTCCCTATTACAATAAACCCACGCAGGAGGGGATCTACCAACATTACAAAAAAGTAGCCCAAGAGACCTCCTTCCCCCTGATTCTCTACAATGTGCCCGGCAGGACCGCTCTGAACATCCTTCCCGAAACCGTGGCCCGCCTGTCGGGTATCCGTGAAATCACGGGGATCAAGGAAGCATCGGCCGACCTCCGTCAGATCAGCAAAATTATTGAGTTGTGCCGTGAAGATTTCGTGGTCCTCTCCGGGGACGACTTCACGGCCCTTCCCACTCTGGACATCGGGGGCCAAGGCGTTATCTCCGTGGTTGCCAATGTGGCGCCCGGAAAGATGTCGGAGATGGTCCGGGCCTTTTTTGACGGGGACCCGGACCAGGCGCGGTCTCTGCATTATGAACTGCTCAGGCTCATGGAAGCCATGTTTTTCGAGACCAATCCGATCCCGGTCAAAACCGCTCTCCATCTCATGGGGAAATGCGAGGATGAGTTCCGCCTTCCCCTCTGCAGGATGGGAGAGGTAAACAGAAACAGACTGAGTGCAGTCATGAATGAGTATGGGCTGATCCCTGCGGACCGCAGACAAGACCCAGCAGCCTTTTAA